In Terriglobales bacterium, a single genomic region encodes these proteins:
- a CDS encoding response regulator transcription factor — MSEARILIVDDEPQIRRVMRTTLVTHGYEVTDARSGDEALDFFRSAKFDLVILDMNMPGMTGVETCRAIRVGSDAAIIMLTVRNSQKDKVDALDAGADDYVTKPFSMPELLARIRAALRRAAVSSEFEVTNLQLGHIEIDFKARQVISRNEQIRLTCKEFDLLSYLAAHPNKTITHRELLQAVWGPDYGGEQEYLRVFMNRLRKKIEHTPASPKFLLTEPWIGYRLRLPE; from the coding sequence GTGAGTGAAGCACGTATTCTCATCGTAGATGACGAGCCACAGATCCGGCGCGTAATGCGGACCACACTCGTGACCCATGGCTACGAAGTTACCGACGCTCGCAGCGGCGACGAGGCGTTAGATTTTTTCCGCTCCGCCAAGTTCGATCTGGTGATTCTGGATATGAACATGCCTGGCATGACCGGGGTTGAGACCTGCCGGGCCATCCGCGTCGGTTCTGACGCAGCCATTATCATGCTTACCGTGCGCAACAGCCAAAAAGACAAAGTCGATGCGCTCGATGCTGGAGCTGACGACTACGTAACTAAGCCCTTCAGTATGCCTGAATTGCTGGCGCGCATCCGCGCTGCGCTGCGAAGGGCCGCTGTCTCTTCGGAATTCGAGGTCACCAATCTGCAACTGGGACACATTGAGATTGACTTCAAGGCGCGGCAAGTCATCTCCCGTAATGAACAGATACGGCTGACCTGCAAGGAATTCGATCTGCTTTCCTATCTTGCCGCCCATCCTAACAAGACGATTACCCACCGCGAGTTACTGCAGGCAGTCTGGGGGCCCGACTACGGAGGCGAGCAGGAATACCTGCGGGTCTTCATGAATCGTTTGCGAAAGAAGATCGAGCACACACCGGCAAGCCCCAAGTTTCTGCTCACCGAGCCCTGGATCGGCTACCGTTTGCGCCTGCCAGAATAA
- a CDS encoding transketolase has product MSTALISNAIKITPAGPRIDSTEELKRLATRLRIEIIKMIGAAGSGHPGGSLSEVELLAALYFRVLRHNPKNPGWRERDRFILSKGHGCPALYAVMAEAGYIDPALLSTLRKLGSPLQGHPDKRMLPALEASTGSLGQGLSIGIGMALAAQLDKLDYHTFVMVGDGEIQEGQNWEAAMFAPYHKLSNLTLIVDYNHQQLDGFTKDILDVDPLPAKFASFGWNAVEIDGHNFDEVIPALEKARANTNGKPVAIIANTIKGKGVSFMENNPKWHGVAPKPEEVAAAVKELESTK; this is encoded by the coding sequence ATGAGCACAGCCTTGATTTCTAACGCAATTAAGATCACCCCGGCCGGCCCGCGGATTGATTCGACCGAAGAACTGAAACGACTCGCCACGCGCCTGCGCATTGAGATCATAAAGATGATCGGTGCTGCGGGCAGCGGACATCCTGGCGGCTCGCTCTCTGAAGTTGAGTTGCTGGCTGCACTTTATTTCCGCGTGCTGCGGCATAACCCGAAAAATCCGGGCTGGAGAGAGCGCGACCGCTTTATCCTCAGCAAAGGCCACGGCTGCCCGGCGCTTTATGCCGTGATGGCGGAGGCAGGATATATTGATCCAGCGCTTTTATCGACGTTGCGAAAATTGGGGTCGCCACTGCAGGGGCATCCGGATAAACGCATGCTGCCGGCGCTGGAGGCCTCTACAGGATCGCTTGGCCAGGGACTTTCCATCGGGATCGGCATGGCACTGGCGGCGCAGTTAGATAAGCTCGACTACCACACCTTTGTCATGGTGGGGGACGGAGAAATTCAGGAGGGCCAGAATTGGGAGGCGGCCATGTTCGCTCCCTATCACAAGCTGAGCAACTTGACTCTCATCGTTGATTACAACCACCAGCAGCTTGATGGCTTTACCAAAGACATTCTCGACGTGGACCCATTGCCGGCAAAGTTCGCGAGCTTTGGATGGAATGCCGTGGAAATTGACGGCCACAACTTCGATGAGGTAATTCCCGCTTTGGAAAAGGCGCGGGCGAACACCAACGGTAAACCGGTGGCCATCATTGCCAACACGATTAAAGGCAAAGGCGTCTCGTTTATGGAGAATAATCCCAAGTGGCACGGGGTTGCGCCTAAGCCGGAAGAAGTTGCAGCGGCGGTAAAAGAACTGGAAAGTACGAAGTGA
- a CDS encoding GAF domain-containing protein, which produces MDTKIIDPRKLVKQIERILAQKPVRGKDAPLEQVVDLLYQQRRYSSIGIYALVGKKILGLAYRGPALSCLEVALGIGIVAQSGVIKAAPEVSPQIIPEVNPAITPQTSQALPISVGYTDVKRGIVVPIKVAGRVLGVIDAESDRLKSFSYHDQVLLKQVASRVARYLISNGKVVMQKLRRQSRATEGSSLATETNKDKKMAVDRPLSGEKTSSLKATAGEMLHI; this is translated from the coding sequence GTGGATACCAAAATCATTGATCCGCGCAAGCTTGTGAAGCAGATTGAGCGCATTCTGGCACAAAAACCGGTCAGGGGAAAGGACGCACCACTGGAGCAGGTGGTTGATCTTCTCTATCAGCAACGGAGATATTCTTCGATTGGTATCTATGCGCTTGTGGGCAAAAAAATTCTTGGGCTCGCCTACCGAGGGCCAGCATTATCCTGCCTGGAAGTCGCTTTGGGAATAGGTATTGTTGCCCAGAGCGGAGTCATTAAAGCAGCTCCCGAAGTCAGCCCCCAAATTATCCCTGAAGTGAACCCTGCAATCACTCCACAAACCAGCCAAGCCCTGCCAATCAGTGTGGGTTATACCGATGTTAAGCGTGGAATTGTTGTTCCCATCAAGGTCGCCGGACGGGTGCTGGGCGTAATTGACGCGGAAAGCGACAGGTTGAAGAGCTTCAGTTATCATGATCAAGTCCTGCTGAAGCAGGTGGCCTCCCGGGTGGCGCGTTATCTCATCTCAAATGGTAAGGTAGTGATGCAAAAATTACGTAGGCAATCACGGGCAACCGAGGGCAGCAGCCTTGCAACAGAAACAAACAAGGACAAGAAAATGGCGGTTGACCGTCCGTTGAGCGGAGAGAAGACCAGCAGCCTTAAAGCCACCGCAGGAGAGATGCTCCACATATGA
- a CDS encoding transketolase C-terminal domain-containing protein — MATTPTKPKFELKMGAATREAYGQALVELGTKDPNVVVLDADLAKSTFSAKFQEKFPERFFTCGIAEANMVSISSGLALCGKLTFASSFAVFLCDKGYDQMRTCVAYPRVNAKFCGSHGGISIGEDGPSQQSVEDIALMCGLAGFTVLVPSDEFCARALVHRMAEHVGPVYMRTARAKSPIIYSAADTFEIGKAKVHGDGRDVAIVACGLEVGYALHAQAQLEEEGIHARVIDMHTIKPMDDDAVAKAAQECGAIVTAEEHLLDGGLGAHVAQSVAKSKPVPMEFVGIQDTYAESGTPDQLMEKYGLTAPHIVKAVHAVLKRKS; from the coding sequence ATGGCGACTACTCCGACAAAACCGAAATTCGAATTGAAGATGGGAGCAGCCACGCGCGAGGCCTACGGGCAGGCGCTGGTCGAGCTGGGCACGAAGGACCCGAACGTAGTGGTTCTGGATGCCGATCTGGCAAAATCAACCTTCAGCGCCAAGTTCCAGGAGAAGTTCCCTGAGCGCTTCTTCACCTGCGGCATTGCCGAGGCCAACATGGTGAGCATTTCGAGCGGCCTGGCGCTGTGCGGCAAGCTGACCTTTGCTTCTTCATTCGCAGTTTTTCTCTGCGACAAAGGCTACGACCAGATGCGCACCTGCGTTGCCTACCCTCGCGTGAACGCCAAGTTCTGCGGCTCACATGGCGGCATCTCCATCGGCGAAGATGGACCGAGCCAGCAATCGGTAGAAGACATTGCCCTCATGTGCGGATTGGCTGGGTTCACAGTCCTGGTTCCCTCCGATGAATTCTGTGCGCGCGCCCTGGTGCATCGCATGGCGGAGCACGTGGGACCTGTCTACATGCGCACGGCGCGTGCAAAGAGTCCCATCATCTATTCAGCCGCTGATACCTTTGAGATTGGCAAGGCGAAAGTTCACGGCGATGGCCGTGATGTGGCCATTGTCGCCTGTGGCCTTGAGGTTGGCTATGCCTTGCACGCGCAGGCGCAACTGGAAGAAGAGGGCATTCACGCCCGCGTAATTGACATGCACACCATCAAGCCGATGGATGACGACGCCGTCGCCAAGGCCGCGCAGGAGTGCGGCGCGATTGTCACTGCGGAAGAGCACCTGCTTGATGGCGGATTGGGCGCGCACGTGGCGCAGTCTGTAGCCAAGTCCAAGCCCGTGCCCATGGAGTTTGTCGGCATCCAGGACACCTACGCCGAATCGGGCACGCCCGACCAGCTTATGGAAAAGTACGGACTTACGGCGCCTCACATCGTGAAAGCTGTCCACGCCGTTCTAAAGCGGAAGAGCTAG
- a CDS encoding serine/threonine-protein kinase: MRPINPGDTLDHYRIESAVARTYMTTIFRGTDLRAGCPVAIKVPHPEVECDPVFFDRFRREQEIGKKLDHPCVIKVISNEDQSRVYMAMEWLEGNLLRKILTEQEKLPIERAIKITLGICHALEYIHQHEIVHRDLKPENVMVDAEDNIKLIDFGIAGAAGARRLTFGRMSHTMGTPDYISPEQVKRKRGDARSDIYALGVMLYEMLTGKMPFQGPTSLAIMNDRLVNDPVPPRKLNPEISPALQEVIYRAMERDPINRYAHAREFAWDLEHLDEIGVAERTEIQQSRPRRSTERNVVLFYVMLAAIPITILVLMFSLARHG, from the coding sequence ATGAGACCCATCAATCCTGGCGACACGCTCGACCACTACCGCATCGAAAGTGCGGTTGCCCGCACCTATATGACAACTATTTTTCGTGGCACGGATTTGCGCGCCGGTTGCCCAGTGGCCATTAAAGTTCCGCATCCCGAGGTAGAGTGTGACCCCGTATTCTTTGATCGCTTTCGCCGCGAGCAGGAAATCGGCAAGAAGCTCGATCATCCTTGCGTTATCAAAGTGATCTCCAACGAAGACCAGAGCCGTGTCTACATGGCCATGGAGTGGCTGGAAGGCAACCTGCTGCGCAAGATCCTCACCGAGCAGGAGAAGCTTCCCATCGAGCGCGCGATCAAGATTACGCTTGGCATCTGTCATGCGCTGGAGTACATCCATCAGCACGAGATCGTACACCGCGACCTGAAGCCGGAAAACGTCATGGTAGATGCGGAAGACAATATCAAGCTCATTGACTTCGGCATTGCCGGAGCGGCCGGGGCGCGGCGCCTGACCTTCGGCAGAATGTCTCATACCATGGGAACGCCTGACTACATCTCCCCGGAACAGGTAAAGCGCAAGCGCGGCGATGCCCGCAGCGACATTTACGCATTGGGCGTCATGCTGTATGAGATGTTGACCGGAAAAATGCCCTTTCAAGGGCCTACTTCCCTCGCCATCATGAATGACCGGCTGGTGAATGATCCGGTGCCTCCGCGAAAACTGAATCCGGAAATTTCCCCTGCCTTGCAGGAAGTCATTTATCGCGCCATGGAGCGCGACCCCATAAACCGCTATGCCCACGCCCGCGAGTTTGCCTGGGACCTCGAACACCTCGATGAGATAGGGGTGGCCGAGCGTACAGAAATACAACAGTCGCGCCCCAGGCGTTCAACCGAGAGAAATGTAGTTTTGTTTTATGTCATGCTGGCGGCAATTCCCATCACCATTCTTGTGCTCATGTTTTCTCTGGCCCGGCATGGATGA